From Salarias fasciatus chromosome 12, fSalaFa1.1, whole genome shotgun sequence, the proteins below share one genomic window:
- the aifm3 gene encoding apoptosis-inducing factor 3, giving the protein MGGCFSKPKPVEVKVELSLLDKEKEMDGLSPNGKASPFAECRPNGALGHGSDDDSTPLPLYHKPRDYVEASVCHVKDLENGQMREVDLGSGRALLIKEHGEFSAMGHKCPHYGAPLVKGVLSKGHVRCPWHGACFNIATGEIEDFPGLDSLPTFQVRVEKDKVIIRANKQTLQSQKRLKPMARCSAVINSSTGFSHVLIIGSGPAGLVCAETLRQEGFTDRIVMCTMDRHPPYDRPKLSKSLDSTAEQLRLRSVEFLQDHDIELLTEKEVVAIDVKTRSVTFDDGLRMEYRKLFIATGSKPKPMNYKGKDVRNVFHLRTPEDANSIARLANNKNAVIVGTSFVGMEVAAALTDKAHSVSVIGIESVTFKKALGEKVGKAIMKLFEANRVKFYMLNEVSEMIGHHGQLKEVVLKSGKVLRADVCVIGAGSVPATGFLKQSGIHLDSKGFITVNKTMQTNVDGVFAGGDVVMFPFPPRNNKKVNIPHWQMAHVHGRVAALSMMGRASEIKTVPYFWSAMFGKTIRYAGYGDGFDDVIIQGDLDELRFVAFYTRSEEVVAVASMNYDPIVSRVAEVLGSGKTIKKRDVEMLARLGKTGDISWLIDKGSQ; this is encoded by the exons TTGAAGTTAAAGTGGAACTCTCTCTCCTGGATAAAGAAAAAGAGATGGACGGCTTGTCGCCCAACGGCAAGGCGAGTCCCTTTGCTGAGTGCAGACCCAACGGGGCCCTCGGACACGGATCGGACGACGACTCCACGCCACTGCCGCTCTACCACAAACCGCGGGACTATGTGGAGGCGTCCGTGTGTCACGTTAAGGACCTGGAAAATGGACA GATGCGAGAGGTTGATTTGGGAAGTGGCAGAGCTTTGCTGATCAAAGAGCACGGGGAGTTTTCAGCCATGGGCCATAAGTGTCCCCATTACGGAGCTCCGCTTGTCAAAG GTGTGCTATCAAAAGGCCATGTGCGGTGTCCCTGGCATGGAGCATGTTTCAACATCGCTACGGGAGAAATCGAGGACTTCCCTGGCCTGGACAGCCTGCCTACCTTCCAG GTCAGAGTTGAAAAGGACAAGGTGATCATTCGTGCAAACAAGCAG ACCCTTCAGTCACAGAAAAGGTTAAAGCCCATGGCCCGGTGTTCAGCAGTCATTAACTCCAGCACCGGTTTCAGCCATGTTCTCATCATTGGCTCAG gtccagcaggtctggTTTGTGCAGAGACGCTGAGGCAGGAGGGCTTCACCGACCGGATCGTCATGTGCACCATGGACAGACATCCTCCCTACGACAGGCCTAAACTGAGTAAG TCCTTAGACAGCacagcggagcagctgaggctgCGCTCCGTGGAGTTCCTGCAGGACCACGACATTGAACTGCTCACAGAGAAAGAG gTCGTAGCAATAGATGTGAAAACACGATCTGTGACCTTCGACGACGGTTTAAGGATGGAGTACAGAAAACTCTTTATTGCTACAGGAAGCAA aCCCAAACCAATGAATTACAAGGGCAAAGACGTCAGGAACGTGTTTCACCTCAGGACCCCTGAGGACGCCAACAGCATAGCGAGACTCGCCAACAACAAGAACGCCGTCATCGTGGGAACATCGTTTGTCG GTATGGAGGTGGCTGCAGCTCTCACGGACAAGGCCCACTCTGTCTCCGTGATCGGGATCGAGTCCGTCACCTTCAAAAAAGCTCTCGGGGAGAAAGTAGGGAAAGCCATAATGAAG CTGTTCGAGGCAAACAGGGTGAAGTTCTACATGCTGAACGAGGTGTCAGAGATGATTGGTCATCATGGACAG CTGAAAGAAGTAGTGCTGAAGAGTGGAAAAGTCCTGCGGGCTGACGTGTGTGTCATCGGAGCAg GGAGTGTTCCAGCAACCGGTTTTCTGAAACAGAGCGGCATCCATTTGGATTCCAAGGGCTTCATCACTGTGAACAAA ACGATGCAGACAAACGTGGATGGAGTGTTTGCCGGAGGAGACGTGGTGATGTTTCCTTTCCCGCCACGCAACAACAAGAAGGTGAACATCCCCCACTGGCAGATGGCTCACGTCCACG GAAGGGTGGCTGCGCTGAGCATGATGGGAAGAGCCTCTGAGATCAAAACCGTGCCTTACTTCTGGTCCGCCATGTTTGGGAAGACCATTCGCTACGCAG GTTATGGCGATGGATTTGATGATGTAATTATACAAGGAGATCTGGATGAACTGCGATTTGTAGCATTTTACACCAG GAGCGAAGAGGTGGTGGCTGTTGCCAGCATGAACTATGATCCCATTGTATCCCGAGTAGCAGAGGTCTTAGGATCTGGAAAGACGATTAAGAAACGAGATGTAGA